From Negativicoccus succinicivorans, the proteins below share one genomic window:
- a CDS encoding erythromycin resistance leader peptide, translated as MYCSSRYYFISFIMKKIKGGKGMGMFSIFVIERFHYQLNQK; from the coding sequence ATGTATTGCAGTAGTAGATATTACTTTATCTCATTTATAATGAAAAAAATTAAAGGAGGTAAAGGTATGGGTATGTTTTCTATATTTGTTATTGAGAGATTTCATTATCAACTA